One window of the Psilocybe cubensis strain MGC-MH-2018 chromosome 12, whole genome shotgun sequence genome contains the following:
- a CDS encoding Protein YAE1 — protein sequence MDSPWDEDPMDTTSRDVEWSRISSDFTNVGYREGITAGKEAASQEGFNDGFANVGVPIGRELGLLRGVTSVLLSFLKVTPDVPEHDRMLAEVQDISSQLSKVRFSDIMPRDLEAEQHAREHLEAEGEELDVHEDLAAKRDMEGIEDMLASLSAGNGKIRGESARPTPEDVQALKSRLGILSNRLALDINWSC from the exons ATGGATTCTCCATGGGATGAAGACCCAATGGACACAACTTCCAGAGACGTTGAATGGTCCAGAATTTCCTCCGATTTCACCAAC GTCGGATATCGTGAAGGTATCACCGCCGGAAAAGAGGCAGCCTCCCAGGAAGGTTTTAACGATGGTTTTGCCAACGTTGGCGTGCCTATCGGACGCGAGCTAGGCCTCTTGCGCGGGGTTACCTCCGTCCTGCTTTCCTTCCTTAAGGTCACCCCCGATGTCCCAGAGCACGATCGCATGCTTGCCGAGGTGCAAGATATATCATCACAGCTTTCTAAAGTTCGCTTTTCGGATATCATGCCTCGGGATCTCGAAGCTGAGCAGCATGCGCGTGAACATCTCGAGGCAGAGGGCGAAGAACTTGATGTTCACGAAGATCTTGCTGCCAAACGCGACATGGAAGGCATCGAGGACATGCTTGCTAGTCTCAGTGCCGGGAATGGAAAAATCAGGGGAGAAAGCGCCAGACCTACTCCCGAGGATGTCCAAGCTCTCAAATCTCGACTGGGCATCTTGAGCAATCGCCTTGCTTTGGACATCAATTGGAGTTGTTGA
- a CDS encoding Glutathione S-transferase-like protein ustS, translated as MTITFYDIPSTTPECAWSPNTWKIRYALNYRNIPYKTEWIEYPDIKEHCIKHGIKPTGKTRFTNGPEVIERDYYSLPAIYDPKTNTYLADSLRIVEYLEHAYPPSPSSPSLFPNNTHALQVAFTTAYNVTTRDDGVADFIVPAVYTKLNVASQPYFRRTREERFGKRLEDVFPKPGSEEDKAGWSKFKEVTGILDGWYAKTDIFGEDSEGKTVAERRTPFLMGDTLSWGDLVIAGYTIWLRIIWGEDSDKWQDMMTWHGGRWKTLMANLKKYETVL; from the exons ATGACAATCACGTTCTACGATATCCCATCGACCACACCCGAATGCGCATGGTCTCCCAATACCTGGAAGATAAG GTATGCACTTAATTACCGAAACATCCCATACAAGACGGAATGGATCGAGTACCCGGACATTAAGGAGCACTGTATCAAACACGGGATCAAGCCCACAGGCAAGACCAGGTTCACAAATGGCCCAGAGGTTATCGAGAGAGACTATTATAGCCTACCGGCGATCTATGACCCAAAAACGAACACATACCTCGCAGATTCATTGCGCATCGTCGAGTATCTCGAGCATGCGTATCCACCGTCGCCCTCGTCGCCGTCGCTCTTCCCAAATAACACGCACGCGCTGCAGGTTGCATTCACGACGGCATACAATGTCACCACAAGAGACGATGGAGTTGCAGACTTCATTGTCCCCGCCGTATATACGAAGCTAAATGTCGCGAGCCAGCCATACTTCCGCAGGACGAGGGAGGAGAGATTTGGGAAGCGACTGGAGGACGTCTTTCCCAAGCCTGGATCGGAGGAGGACAAGGCGGGCTGGAGCAAGTTCAAGGAAGTAACGGGGATTTTGGATGGGTGGTATGCAAAAACCGACATATTTGGAGAAGACTCGGAGGGGAAGACAGTGGCGGAGAGGAGAACCCCCTTCTTGATGGGCGATACGCTAAGCTGGGGAGACCTGGTTATTGCGGGTTATACTATATGGTTGCGCATAATTTGGGGAGAGGATAGCGACAAGTGGCAGGACATGATGACATGGCATGGAGGGCGTTGGAAGACCCTGATGGCTAATCTAAAGAAGTACGAAACAGTTCTGTAA
- a CDS encoding CAAX prenyl protease 1, with protein MDLLHSQLDIIQRKLAFVAVEDIPWKFYVQTFSWAVSIFESYLLIRQYPLYSKTSPPEVLAKHFDKGVFEKSQAYGKDKARFALFSGIYKQATDSLMLQYGFYAWSWSAAGALLAKVGYGPEYQILQSIGFVFILFFGSSLPGLPLQVYGTFVLEEKHGFNKTTPALFISDLFKGWGVAFMLGAPFLAAFLYIFQWAGDRFVPWLMAFMISFQLVMVILYPTVIQPLFNKLSPLPEGELRTRIEGLAGKLKFPLKHLYEIDGSKRSSHSNAYFFGLPWSKHIVIFDTLIQQSKPEEVEAVLAHELGHWYYLHPTKLMAISQVHIFGILALFPAFLHAPPLLRAFDFPKAVAAQSPTIVAFLLFQMILTPVEAVVSILMNAVSRHFEWEADRFAVELEEKLGEVEGKGMGDMGERLGRALIALHIKNLSTVWVDWLYSAYHHSHPTLTERLKALEAFQAKKVKKE; from the exons ATGGATCTCCTCCACTCCCAGCTGGACATTATCCAGCGCAAATTGGCCTTCGTAGCAGTGGAAGACATTCCCTGGAAATTCTATGTCCAGACATTCTCATGGGCTGTTAGCATCTTCGAGTCGTACCTCCT GATTCGCCAATATCCTCTCTACTCCAAAACGTCGCCTCCGGAGGTGCTCGCCAAGCACTTCGACAAAGGCGTCTTTGAAAAATCGCAGGCTTATGGCAAAGACAAGGCCAGGTTTGCGCTGTTCTCGGGTATCTACAAGCAGGCTACCGACTCTCTTATGCTGCAATACGGCTTTTACGCGTGGTCGTGGAGCGCGGCGGGAGCACTGCTAGCAAAAGTTGGATATGGGCCTGAATACCAG ATCCTTCAATCTATCGGATTCGTTTTTATTCTCTTCTTCGGCTCGTCTCTTCctggtcttcctcttcaagtCTACGGTACATTCGTACTAGAAGAAAAACACGGTTTCAACAAAACTACACCGGCGCTCTTCATCTCTGACCTGTTCAAAGGCTGGGGCGTTGCTTTCATGCTCGGTGCTCCTTTCCTCGCAGCCTTTTTGTATATCTTCCAATGGGCCGGTGACCGTTTCGTCCCTTGGTTGATGGCCTTCAT GATTTCGTTCCAGTTGGTCATGGTGATCCTGTACCCTACAGTTATTCAACCTCTCTTCAACAAGCTTTCCCCTCTACCAGAGGGCGAGCTTCGCACTAGGATTGAGGGACTTGCTGGCAAACTCAAATTCCCGCTTAAGCATCTGTACGAAATTGACGGCTCGAAGCGCAGCTCTCATAGCAACGCCTATTTCTTTGGGCTCCCATGG AGTAAGCACATCGTCATTTTCGATACGCTCATCCAACAAAGCAAACCTGAGGAAGTAGAAGCCGTTCTTG CCCACGAGCTCGGACACTGGTACTACCTACACCCCACAAAACTAATGGCCATCTCTCAGGTACACATTTTCGGCATCCTCGCACTCTTCCCCGCCTTTTTGCACGCGCCGCCCCTCCTGCGCGCGTTTGACTTCCCCAAGGCCGTCGCAGCGCAGTCACCCACAATTGTCGCGTTCTTGCTCTTCCAGATGATTCTGACACCCGTCGAGGCTGTCGTGAGCATCCTTATGAACGCAGTGAGCAGACATTTTGAATGGGAGGCCGACCGCTTTGCGGTTGAGCTTGAAGAGAAACTCGGCGAGGTCGAGGGTAAGGGTATGGGCGACATGGGAGAGCGTCTTGGAAGGGCGCTTATTGCGCTTCATATCAAGAACTTGTCGACAGTCTGGGTTGATTGGCT ATACTCGGCGTATCACCACTCACATCCTACTCTGACCGAACGCTTGAAGGCCCTTGAAGCTTTCCAAGCTAAGAAGGTCAAGAAGGAGTAA
- a CDS encoding L-tryptophan decarboxylase: MPANPPYITSRAKSRHTINFGLKASRTPWDMLDIGSDREPFVQEFVGGTVYQAFLGPQDYHRWHAGAEPGDPDLAEGDPHGSLLRSQAWHATRAIIFIQADNPDIGLMCFIGVGMVEVSTCIISVDEQQKVQTGDQLGMFRFGGSTHVLLSGPQANITFADHVIPDTHILVNSILAQVSPAN, from the exons ATGCCTGCGAATCCACCGTATATCACATCTCGCGCAAAGTCAAGGCACACGATCAATTTTGGTTTAAAGGCCAGTCGTACTCCCTGGGACATGCTTGACATAGGGTCCGACCGCGAACCCTTCGTTCAAGAATTCGTGGGTGGCACAGTATACCAAGCGTTCCTGGGCCCCCAGGACTATCACCGCTGGC ACGCAGGTGCAGAGCCAGGCGACCCCGATCTTGCTGAAGGCGATCCACACGGTTCTCTGCTCCGCTCGCAGGCATGGCACGCCACACGCGCTATCATCTTCATTCAAGCCGACAACCCTGACATTGGTCTTATGTGCTTCATCGGAGTGGGAATGGTCGAGGTGTCTACCTGTATTATCAGCGTCGATGAACAACAGAAAGTCCAGACCGGCGACCAGCTTGGGATGTTCCGCTTCGGCGGCTCAACCCATGTCTTGCTATCTGGTCCTCAGGCCAACATCACTTTCGCCGACCATGTCATTCCTGACACTCACATTTTGGTTAACTCCATCCTCGCTCAAGTATCTCCTGCCAACTGA
- a CDS encoding Fumarylacetoacetate hydrolase domain-containing protein 2, giving the protein MRLITISITLALPLLASAQRFVRFISTDNKEYYGDAILPSDTTDASKSKSARVITGDILGEFTITNQAKTIKTLLSPLPNERVRTVRCVGFNYVAHSEEAGVSIPQWPILFYKPWTALNTPSDPIPVTAGYQTQGNFTSEMDYETELVVVIKKKAFNISDDEALNHVLGYSVGHDVSHRGWQIDRGGQPQPQYSMGKGADGWAPWGPAIVSTNIIKDPQTLNLWTKVNGVTQQNDTTANMIFGVKHLVSFFSMGTTLLPGDVIFTGTPSGVQLGKANPNWLKNGDVVEVGLENVGTCTNAIKYT; this is encoded by the exons ATGCGCCTAATAACCATCTCAATTACTCTTGCTCTGCCCTTGCTCGCGAGCGCCCAGCGTTTCGTCAGGTTCATCTCGACGGACAACAAAGAGTACTACGGCGACGCCATTCTTCCTTCCGACACAACCGATGCATCCAAAAGCAAGTCTGCGCGGGTGATCACAGGCGACATTCTTGGAGAGTTCACTATCACAAATCAAGCCAAA ACCATCAAAACCCTACTCTCGCCTCTCCCAAACGAACGTGTGCGGACCGTCCGTTGTGTAGGCTTTAACTACGTTGCGCACAGCGAAGAG GCAGGGGTCTCAATACCCCAATGGCCAATTTTATTTTACAAGCCCTGGACTGCACTCAACACGCCCTCCGACCCGATCCCAGTCACCGCAGGCTACCAGACCCAAGGCAACTTCACCTCCGAGATGGACTACGAAACCGAGCTCGTGGTCGtaatcaagaaaaaggctTTCAACATCTCGGATGATGAGGCGCTCAACCATGTACTGGGGTATTCGGTCGGACACGATGTGTCGCATCGTGGTTGGCAGATCG ACCGCGGCGGACAACCGCAACCGCAATACTCAATGGGTAAAGGAGCAGACGGGTGGGCACCCTGGGGACCCGCCATTGTGTCAACCAATATCATTAAGGACCCTCAGACGTTGAACCTGTGGACCAAAGTCAACGGCGTAACGCAACAGAACGACACCACTGCAAACATGATCTTCGGCGTGAAACATCTCGTCTCGTTCTTTTCGATGGGTACAACATTGTTGCCCGGGGACGTTATTTTTACGGGGACGCCAAGTGGTGTGCAGCTGGGTAAGGCGAACCCGAATTGGCTTAAGAATGGGGATGTGGTTGAAGTGGGGTTGGAAAATGTGGGCACTTGCACCAATGCCATCAAGTACACATGA
- a CDS encoding Exosome complex component rrp45 — MRPPSPSIPEKEFLFSALKESLRIDGRLPLEMRTPNLTFGSELGWVECALGKTRVLAQIDAKMVKPLPERPFEGILTIHSEISPMASSEYEPGRPSDEEVTITRMLDKVLRRSDALDKESLCILAGQRVWHIRLTLHFLADSGNLLDCACLAGIVALKHFRRPDVEVVGDEVTVHRPTERAPVPLAIHHTPFCFTFAFFPESSSSSTPPVLDPSQLEQRLSAGLVSIALNAQKEICVLQKLGGVPLGTDDILRLVEVAVQKARETHEFVEARLREDWLGRKVEVR, encoded by the exons ATGAGGCCTCCATCACCATCGATACCTGAAAAAGAGTTCCTCTTCAGCGCGCTGAAAGAGTCTCTTAGAATAGATGGCCGCCTCCCGCTCGAAATGCGCACTCCGAACCTGACGTTTGGCTCAGAGCTTGGTTGGGTCGAGTGTGCCCTTGGTAAAACACG GGTGCTCGCGCAGATCGATGCAAAAATGGTGAAACCTCTTCCAGAACGCCCATTCGAAGGGATCTTGACGATACACTCGGAGATCTCACCTATGGCATCGAGCGAATATGAACCAGGCCG GCCTTCGGATGAAGAAGTTACAATTACACGAATGCTCGACAAAGTTCTCAGGCGAAGTGATGCCCTAGATAAAGAATCTCTTTGTATCCTCGCCGGCCAACGG GTCTGGCACATCAGACTGACACTGCACTTCTTGGCAGACTCCGGGAACCTCCTCGACTGCGCTTGCCTCGCAGGTATTGTCGCTCTAAAACACTTCCGACGCCCAGACGTTGAAGTCGTAGGTGACGAAGTTACCGTT CACCGACCTACGGAACGCGCCCCCGTCCCACTCGCGATCCACCACACGCCCTTCTGCTTCACGTTTGCCTTCTTCCCtgaatcttcttcttcttctacacCGCCCGTTCTCGATCCATCTCAGCTAGAACAGAGGCTCAGCGCGGGACTCGTCTCCATCGCACTCAACGCACAAAAAGAAATCTGTGTTCTCCAAAAGTTGGGTGGTGTACCCCTTGGTACGGACGACATCCTCAGACTGGTGGAAGTTGCGGTACAGAAAGCAAGGGAGACGCATGAATTTGTGGAGGCGAGATTGAGGGAGGATTGGTTGGGGAGAAAGGTTGAAGTTCGGTGA
- a CDS encoding Multifunctional methyltransferase subunit trm112, whose protein sequence is MVRLITHNLLACHAKDCNTNNFPLEFKDVQLEIREADFNPDFLKGFMPKIEWKALVDTARQLGDTSLPLEQPEMLDDEFLKNLHHVLLEIHVEEGSMTCPNCKHVYPISNGIPNMLLAEHEIG, encoded by the exons ATGGTCCGCTTGATCACTCATAACCTTTTAGCCTGCCATGCTAAGGACTGCAACACGAACAACTTTCCGTTGGAGTTCAAAGATGTGCAACTGGAGATCAGGGAGGCCGATTTTAACCCAGACTTTTTGAAGGGGTTCATGCCCAAGATTGAGTGGAAGGCTCTGGTTGATACGGCCAGGCAG TTGGGTGATACATCACTGCCTCTGGAGCAACCTGAAATGTTAGACGACGAATTTCTGAAAAACCTCCATCATGTCCTTCTTGAA ATTCACGTCGAAGAAGGATCGATGACATGTCCCAATTGTAAGCACGTATACCCCATTTCCAACGGAATCCCGAACATG TTGTTGGCCGAACATGAAATAGGCTAA